In a genomic window of Methanomassiliicoccus sp.:
- a CDS encoding methyltransferase → MTSSTGDQKERKLREFWAPYWNKRTDGWHKDQSEDFLQKEAREKMFHMGGGESLLDFGCGSGDLLQYMAPHYREVTGVDFSENMLKVAREKMDARCGDRVRLILGDDVTFWDSVQGQSFDRIIMVGVVQYLLLDQLNGFLERSHQHLADGGKIILFDVADARLAPLFKVGFFNYDQPLVMVPYQYVRNLSDSVRRKIRGGPWSHMNFLYAPNEIVRVANDLDFDAEVVRSTYYEYRYHVILTERRSDGPMEQG, encoded by the coding sequence ATGACATCCTCCACCGGAGACCAAAAAGAACGAAAGCTCAGGGAGTTCTGGGCCCCCTACTGGAATAAAAGGACCGATGGGTGGCACAAGGACCAATCCGAAGATTTCCTTCAGAAGGAAGCGAGAGAAAAAATGTTCCACATGGGCGGGGGCGAGAGCCTTCTGGATTTCGGATGTGGATCGGGTGACCTGCTGCAATACATGGCTCCGCATTATCGGGAAGTCACAGGGGTCGATTTCTCGGAGAACATGCTAAAGGTCGCCCGGGAAAAGATGGATGCGAGATGCGGTGATCGAGTAAGGCTGATTTTGGGAGACGATGTCACGTTCTGGGACAGCGTCCAAGGCCAGTCGTTCGACAGGATCATCATGGTGGGAGTAGTGCAGTACCTTCTCTTGGACCAGCTGAACGGTTTCCTCGAGAGATCACATCAGCACCTGGCCGATGGGGGCAAGATCATCCTTTTCGATGTTGCCGATGCCAGGCTCGCCCCCCTGTTCAAGGTGGGCTTCTTCAATTATGATCAGCCATTGGTCATGGTGCCCTACCAATACGTGAGGAATTTGAGCGATTCGGTCAGGCGCAAGATCCGGGGGGGCCCATGGAGCCATATGAACTTCCTATATGCTCCGAACGAGATCGTGAGAGTGGCCAACGATCTTGATTTCGATGCGGAGGTCGTTCGGTCGACCTATTACGAGTATCGGTATCATGTCATACTGACAGAGCGGCGCAGCGACGGACCGATGGAGCAGGGCTGA
- a CDS encoding methyltransferase domain-containing protein: MDSECRLCGHDTTKVFTALMMGRHPIEYRLCGTCGLLQTERPFWLNESYSATVNPSDTHLVVRPIVHSRVVSSIILAFFDRGARFVDYGGGLGLFTRLMRDRGFDYYWMDPYGENLMAQGFEYDGNGRVEAVSSFETFEHFAEPRAEIDRILKISDSLLFSTELLPDAIPGPEEWWYYGLEHGQHVAFYSRRTMEYIAREHGLNYYQCGPVQLLVSRRLDQGKLKLIGRLPSPVADTWNRLSMPTRTVSDMEAIVRKAKLEQMRERK; this comes from the coding sequence ATGGACTCTGAGTGCCGGCTTTGTGGCCACGACACAACGAAGGTATTCACTGCATTGATGATGGGCAGGCACCCGATCGAGTATCGGCTGTGCGGGACCTGCGGGCTCCTGCAGACGGAAAGGCCGTTCTGGCTGAATGAATCCTACTCCGCGACGGTCAATCCCTCGGACACCCATCTGGTGGTGAGGCCCATCGTCCATTCGAGGGTGGTGAGCTCCATAATCCTGGCGTTCTTCGACCGGGGCGCCCGTTTCGTTGACTACGGGGGCGGTCTCGGGCTTTTCACCCGGCTGATGCGAGACCGGGGGTTCGATTACTACTGGATGGACCCCTACGGTGAGAACCTGATGGCCCAGGGCTTCGAGTACGACGGCAACGGGAGGGTGGAGGCGGTCAGCTCGTTCGAGACCTTCGAGCACTTCGCCGAGCCAAGGGCGGAGATCGACAGGATACTGAAGATATCAGACTCCCTGCTATTCTCCACCGAACTGCTCCCCGACGCCATCCCTGGCCCCGAGGAGTGGTGGTACTACGGCCTCGAGCACGGGCAGCACGTCGCCTTCTATTCCCGAAGGACGATGGAATACATCGCCCGCGAGCATGGGCTGAACTACTACCAGTGCGGGCCGGTCCAGTTGCTGGTCTCCAGGCGGCTGGACCAGGGCAAGCTGAAGCTCATCGGTAGGCTCCCAAGCCCGGTCGCCGATACCTGGAACCGCTTGAGCATGCCCACCCGGACGGTCTCGGACATGGAAGCCATCGTGCGGAAGGCCAAGCTGGAGCAGATGAGGGAGCGGAAGTGA
- a CDS encoding polysaccharide pyruvyl transferase family protein, with protein MDRPRFLELGRTASTYDPAGMVNIYGPVLRDEYIRVDWFTGVRNWGDRTSPIIVQHLSGRRPVLGRRVSNPHDSPVHMVVGSLLQVCRDENTVVWGTGLISANSAVPVRPRAIRAVRGPLTRERLLRQGIDCPPIYGDPVLLFPRIYRPEVTKRYKLGIVPHYFDASSPHLEQFQGSREVKVLDVGSGVGTFVDDLCSCRAIASSSLHGCIAADAYRIPSLWIELSSKVEGRGFKFRDYYESIGESNVQPQPVRGEIDADLLIAACSRRTMEIDLNELLEACPFLPGDDATLP; from the coding sequence ATGGATCGGCCGAGGTTCTTGGAGCTGGGGCGCACGGCAAGCACTTATGATCCGGCAGGCATGGTCAACATCTACGGTCCAGTGCTCCGCGACGAGTACATCCGTGTGGACTGGTTCACGGGGGTGAGGAACTGGGGGGACCGGACCAGCCCGATCATCGTCCAGCACCTTTCCGGAAGGAGGCCGGTGCTGGGCCGACGCGTCTCCAATCCTCATGACTCGCCGGTGCATATGGTTGTGGGAAGTTTACTCCAGGTCTGCAGGGACGAGAACACGGTGGTGTGGGGCACCGGCCTCATCTCGGCGAACAGCGCGGTGCCGGTCCGCCCCCGGGCCATCCGCGCGGTCAGAGGCCCCCTAACCCGTGAGCGGTTGCTGAGGCAGGGCATCGATTGCCCTCCCATCTACGGGGATCCAGTGCTCCTCTTTCCTCGGATATACCGGCCTGAAGTGACCAAGCGCTACAAGCTAGGTATCGTGCCCCATTACTTCGACGCCTCCTCGCCCCATCTGGAACAGTTCCAAGGGAGCAGGGAGGTCAAGGTGCTCGACGTCGGGAGCGGCGTAGGGACCTTCGTCGACGACCTGTGCAGCTGCCGAGCCATAGCCTCCAGCTCCCTGCACGGGTGCATCGCCGCCGACGCCTATCGCATTCCGTCCCTGTGGATCGAGCTCTCCTCGAAGGTCGAGGGTCGAGGGTTCAAGTTCCGCGACTACTACGAGAGCATCGGGGAAAGCAACGTCCAGCCGCAGCCGGTCCGCGGAGAGATCGATGCAGACCTGCTAATTGCCGCCTGCTCCCGGAGGACCATGGAGATCGACCTCAACGAGCTGCTGGAGGCGTGCCCGTTCCTGCCCGGGGATGATGCAACGCTCCCATAG